A genomic region of Alicyclobacillus sp. SO9 contains the following coding sequences:
- a CDS encoding uracil-DNA glycosylase — translation MDSIDTFIADLAGRPSSDMVNNMYYGNSPGVHIRRENLRLYLKTLDTATVLLVGEAPGHLGCAQTGIPFTSEWIMAEGGGRHNLFGNHGSYHLASPTPKPFKEATATIVWRTLNNCGSLPVMWNAFPWHPHQSKDPNSNRAPTAAELEEGSNMLLKLIGLFQSLTTVVAVGRQAERAIHKHAKDRLAKFSIDHVRHPSHGGAKEFATGLHELLA, via the coding sequence ATGGACTCGATCGATACTTTCATTGCCGACCTTGCTGGACGTCCCTCGTCAGATATGGTCAATAACATGTATTACGGCAACAGTCCAGGAGTACACATCCGGAGAGAAAATCTGCGACTGTATCTGAAAACGCTGGATACCGCCACCGTTCTCTTGGTGGGAGAGGCTCCCGGCCATTTGGGATGCGCACAAACCGGGATTCCATTTACCAGCGAGTGGATAATGGCGGAAGGGGGCGGGAGGCACAACTTGTTCGGCAATCATGGGTCGTACCATCTTGCGTCTCCGACACCGAAGCCATTCAAAGAGGCAACGGCTACGATTGTTTGGAGAACGCTAAACAACTGTGGGTCTTTACCCGTTATGTGGAATGCATTTCCTTGGCATCCCCATCAATCGAAAGACCCAAATTCGAATCGAGCTCCCACGGCTGCCGAGTTGGAGGAGGGGTCAAACATGTTACTAAAACTCATCGGATTATTTCAGAGCCTTACGACTGTGGTAGCTGTAGGAAGGCAGGCTGAAAGAGCCATTCACAAACATGCGAAGGATAGACTCGCCAAGTTTTCAATAGACCACGTGCGCCATCCATCGCACGGAGGTGCAAAGGAGTTCGCTACAGGCCTACATGAGTTGTTAGCTTGA
- a CDS encoding ion channel, with protein MFRTKIFLYTATQGIPPSQSNVLNYIYFNTVSYFGLGYGDLIPASLLARMITIAELMINFINTLLIITFSLSEEVSPSPKEPRKSTILRQIYGFSYSIIIAGLTVYILVPAIRAPANLHEYRWISITHMKVQEVSRSRQPQNVTNN; from the coding sequence ATGTTTCGGACCAAGATTTTTCTGTATACAGCGACACAAGGGATACCGCCTAGCCAATCCAATGTGTTGAACTACATCTATTTTAACACCGTCAGCTATTTTGGCTTGGGTTACGGCGATCTAATCCCGGCCTCCTTACTTGCTAGGATGATCACAATTGCCGAGTTGATGATCAATTTCATCAATACTTTGCTTATTATTACATTTTCACTCTCCGAGGAAGTGTCCCCTTCACCTAAAGAACCACGAAAGTCGACTATACTCCGACAAATCTATGGCTTCTCCTATTCCATAATCATTGCAGGATTGACTGTCTATATTCTCGTTCCAGCGATAAGGGCACCTGCTAATCTGCACGAGTATCGGTGGATCTCGATAACACACATGAAGGTTCAGGAGGTATCACGGAGCCGACAGCCACAGAATGTAACGAACAACTAG
- a CDS encoding GNAT family N-acetyltransferase, producing MEIAGFVVGNMYRRKGIGEKLMLPCEQWARKRMNSVNV from the coding sequence ATGGAGATTGCGGGATTCGTGGTCGGAAATATGTACAGACGAAAAGGCATTGGAGAGAAACTAATGCTTCCGTGTGAACAGTGGGCAAGGAAGCGGATGAATTCTGTAAACGTATAG
- a CDS encoding site-specific integrase — translation MKVTHIHDRTLQGDLREEYPNEYEEAVGADEPLRNPRRYQYMPEIRTLSDAVEFAEQVWRRRNPGSLKTYLRHVREFQRWAYRFLAHPCVLERIDRFDLARYRWWLENRGTHQGDKLAPSSVQLKMDSIAALYKVLVSQGVVEPLKNPVRSLESEHVRRARKRRRPNQPLRLSIENLQRLVSLPREAGYLGLRDEVLLLTQAFWGLRPVEITWLKLSSLTESTLYFERAKHNYPGSFWVTDPYRNLFADMEHQYGLQPYHAMFLSQYKTPISTRSVEKIIHRYGEKIGLLELTPRDFRVTLETFLDEHYTEAERDAYMGYIPQETARGHYVRVPDTTIQHMFETWVELILGSSEEHHLV, via the coding sequence ATGAAGGTAACGCACATCCACGACAGGACTCTGCAAGGAGATTTGCGGGAAGAATATCCAAATGAATATGAGGAAGCTGTGGGAGCGGACGAACCGCTGCGCAACCCACGAAGATACCAGTACATGCCGGAAATCCGCACGCTCAGTGATGCGGTGGAGTTTGCCGAGCAAGTCTGGCGACGGCGAAACCCTGGTTCGTTGAAAACGTATCTGCGACACGTACGGGAGTTTCAACGGTGGGCTTATCGATTTCTTGCTCACCCCTGTGTGTTGGAACGGATCGACCGGTTTGATCTTGCCCGATATCGATGGTGGTTGGAGAATAGGGGGACCCACCAGGGTGACAAACTGGCGCCAAGTTCAGTCCAGTTAAAAATGGATTCCATTGCTGCACTGTACAAGGTTTTAGTTAGCCAGGGCGTTGTCGAACCACTAAAAAATCCCGTTCGTTCCTTGGAATCGGAACATGTCAGACGAGCTCGCAAACGCCGCCGTCCCAATCAGCCACTACGGTTATCGATTGAGAACCTGCAACGTCTTGTTTCTTTGCCAAGGGAAGCGGGATATCTGGGATTGCGGGATGAGGTTCTTCTACTGACACAAGCCTTTTGGGGTCTACGTCCTGTTGAAATCACTTGGTTGAAGTTGTCGAGTTTAACGGAGTCCACTCTGTATTTCGAAAGAGCAAAGCATAATTATCCGGGTAGTTTTTGGGTGACCGACCCATACAGGAATCTGTTCGCTGATATGGAGCATCAATACGGATTACAACCGTATCATGCCATGTTCCTCTCACAGTACAAGACGCCTATTTCTACACGCAGCGTGGAGAAAATTATCCATCGCTACGGTGAAAAGATTGGTCTTCTGGAACTGACGCCTCGAGACTTTCGAGTGACCCTTGAAACATTTCTCGATGAACATTACACCGAGGCGGAAAGAGACGCCTACATGGGCTATATTCCGCAGGAGACCGCTCGTGGACACTACGTCAGGGTACCGGACACTACCATCCAACACATGTTTGAGACGTGGGTCGAACTGATCTTAGGCTCATCTGAAGAGCATCACCTAGTATGA
- a CDS encoding Nif3-like dinuclear metal center hexameric protein, giving the protein MTHENLTARDITAALDDFAPASLAMEGDKIGLQVGRLEKPVQSVLLSLDPSPEVIDYAVAGGYDLLLTHHAMLFRPIQRLDTSTARGKAVAKAVGHDITVYNAHTNLDVAEGGVNDVLAELLQLKNVTILERMANEELRKLVVFVPKTHHEEVFQAVCNAGAGHIGAYSHCTFNTPGTGTFLPEEGTNPFLGTVGKIERADEVRLETIVPMSKVETVIRAMISAHPYEEVAYDLYPLQIMGKEFGIGRIGTLSQTLALSEFSQRVKAALGLKHVRFSGNPDMPVRTVAVVGGAGGDFVEQAMAKGADVFVTSDCDHHLVAEAWQDGLAMIDTTHAAMERPVLKAVQTHLQTRFQSLKVDIADLNEDPFTWL; this is encoded by the coding sequence ATGACTCATGAAAATTTGACCGCTCGCGACATCACAGCGGCTTTGGATGACTTTGCTCCTGCGTCATTAGCCATGGAAGGCGATAAAATTGGGCTGCAAGTTGGACGGCTGGAGAAGCCTGTTCAATCGGTTTTACTCAGCCTGGATCCTTCTCCAGAGGTAATTGACTATGCCGTTGCAGGCGGCTATGATTTATTGCTTACGCATCACGCCATGCTGTTTCGACCGATTCAGCGTTTGGATACGAGCACTGCCAGAGGCAAAGCTGTGGCCAAGGCCGTAGGGCATGATATCACGGTATATAACGCACATACCAATTTGGACGTCGCAGAGGGCGGCGTCAACGACGTGTTGGCAGAGTTGCTGCAGTTGAAGAATGTGACGATACTCGAACGGATGGCAAATGAAGAACTGCGAAAGCTGGTCGTCTTTGTTCCTAAAACGCACCACGAAGAGGTCTTTCAAGCTGTTTGCAATGCTGGTGCAGGGCACATCGGTGCCTACAGTCACTGTACGTTTAACACGCCGGGGACTGGCACGTTTCTCCCTGAAGAAGGCACAAATCCGTTTCTCGGCACTGTCGGAAAGATAGAGCGTGCGGACGAGGTGCGTCTGGAAACAATAGTACCTATGTCAAAAGTAGAAACGGTTATACGCGCAATGATTTCTGCACATCCTTATGAAGAGGTTGCATACGATTTGTACCCGCTGCAAATCATGGGTAAAGAGTTTGGTATTGGCCGCATTGGGACACTCTCGCAGACCCTAGCTCTGTCAGAGTTTAGCCAACGCGTTAAAGCCGCTCTAGGGCTCAAGCATGTCAGATTTTCAGGCAACCCGGACATGCCGGTGAGGACAGTAGCGGTTGTGGGTGGAGCCGGGGGAGACTTTGTCGAGCAGGCAATGGCGAAGGGTGCGGATGTTTTCGTAACATCCGATTGTGATCACCACCTGGTTGCCGAAGCTTGGCAGGACGGCTTAGCCATGATTGACACGACTCACGCTGCCATGGAGCGGCCGGTTCTCAAAGCTGTACAGACGCACCTGCAGACACGTTTTCAGAGCCTGAAGGTAGATATCGCGGATCTAAATGAAGATCCGTTTACATGGCTCTAA
- a CDS encoding class I SAM-dependent methyltransferase: MGQISARLQRIADQVPAGVKAADIGTDHGFLPIYLVQHKGAPSVVASDIRRGPLDAARKNIHAAGLEPVIDIRLGSGLKTLQPGEVHAAVIAGMGGKTMTEILEESSEVVLTLKTLVLQPMGASRLVRKYLHDHHFHIQYETVFYDVDRTYELITAVPESRSVQTGSDDYADYNDLCSLELAYEFGPYLLKYPTAALLDAVREAVRRWKQAAIGLHNARNQEAATQREWVEQRIAWMENWLAQSLEKSTPEID; encoded by the coding sequence GTGGGGCAGATTTCAGCGAGGCTACAGCGTATTGCAGACCAGGTGCCTGCGGGGGTAAAAGCAGCGGACATCGGGACCGATCACGGTTTTTTACCGATTTACCTTGTCCAACATAAGGGAGCTCCCTCCGTTGTCGCAAGCGACATTCGACGAGGTCCGCTCGATGCTGCACGCAAAAACATTCATGCAGCCGGATTGGAACCTGTCATTGATATCCGGCTTGGTTCTGGTCTGAAAACGTTGCAGCCGGGTGAAGTCCATGCAGCCGTCATTGCAGGCATGGGCGGAAAAACAATGACCGAAATACTCGAGGAAAGTTCAGAAGTCGTGCTGACGCTGAAAACCTTGGTACTCCAACCCATGGGAGCATCAAGACTTGTGAGAAAATACTTGCACGACCATCATTTTCACATTCAGTATGAGACGGTATTTTACGACGTAGACAGAACTTATGAACTGATAACCGCTGTTCCTGAGAGCCGTAGTGTCCAGACGGGCTCAGATGATTACGCCGATTATAACGACTTGTGCTCGTTGGAACTTGCTTATGAGTTTGGTCCGTACTTGCTGAAGTATCCAACCGCGGCCCTGCTTGATGCGGTTCGAGAGGCTGTGCGGAGATGGAAGCAAGCCGCTATTGGATTGCACAACGCACGCAACCAGGAGGCAGCGACGCAGCGAGAATGGGTAGAACAGCGCATTGCATGGATGGAGAACTGGCTGGCTCAATCACTGGAAAAGTCGACCCCCGAAATCGATTGA
- a CDS encoding YdcF family protein, translated as MRWIVISALFVFILVAGVLFVLASMAQNIRLIGRSATPRKADTAIILGAYTKGFQPSIPLLARLRAGIQLYREGVVRYIIVSGGKGENETVTESSSMKRFLVLNGVDPAWIVEEQFSSDTWENLLNSQEVMKRYRFNNAVIVTSDYHLPRAIAVARQLEMDVTGFAAWSSQGEFRYAVREVIAWLAYWRNGQLSVLRALRK; from the coding sequence GTGAGATGGATTGTGATTTCCGCACTGTTCGTTTTTATTCTTGTTGCCGGAGTTCTATTTGTTCTGGCGAGCATGGCTCAAAACATTCGCCTGATTGGCCGCTCTGCAACACCTAGAAAGGCTGATACGGCTATCATTCTCGGTGCTTACACCAAAGGGTTTCAACCAAGCATTCCGCTTTTGGCACGACTGCGCGCCGGCATCCAGTTGTATCGAGAGGGTGTTGTCCGGTACATTATTGTCAGTGGCGGCAAAGGCGAGAATGAAACGGTGACCGAGTCGAGTTCAATGAAGCGTTTTTTGGTGCTGAATGGTGTGGACCCAGCGTGGATTGTAGAGGAGCAGTTCTCTTCAGATACGTGGGAGAATCTCCTCAACAGCCAAGAAGTGATGAAGCGATATCGTTTCAACAACGCCGTAATTGTCACAAGTGATTATCACCTGCCGCGGGCTATAGCAGTGGCGCGTCAATTAGAGATGGACGTCACAGGCTTTGCCGCATGGTCATCACAAGGCGAGTTTCGGTACGCTGTGCGGGAAGTCATTGCATGGCTCGCCTATTGGCGAAACGGACAATTGAGTGTGCTCAGAGCACTACGAAAATAG
- the rpoD gene encoding RNA polymerase sigma factor RpoD produces the protein MKNTDIKEEAREEAGLTLQDVKAALTALGKQRGTLTYAEIAKRLSPFDLDPDQLDEFFDQLSDVGVEVANERTEGFSDEEDEEDEEEAAEEEDEKIDLNDLTMPPGVKISDPVRMYLKEIGRVPLLSAAEEIELAKLIEEGDEEAKRRLAEANLRLVVSIAKRYVGRGMLFLDLIQEGNLGLIKAVEKFDYRKGYKFSTYATWWIRQAITRAIADQARTIRIPVHMVETINKLIRISRQLLQELGREPTAEEIAEEMDMTPDKVREIQKIAQEPVSLEKPIGEEDDSHLGDFIPDDEALAPADAAAYELLKEQLEDVLDTLTEREENVLRLRFGLDDGRTRTLEEVGKVFGVTRERIRQIEAKALRKLRHPSRSKRLKDFLE, from the coding sequence ATGAAAAATACAGATATAAAAGAAGAAGCCCGCGAAGAGGCTGGACTCACCCTTCAGGATGTAAAAGCGGCCCTGACTGCGTTAGGGAAGCAAAGAGGGACCCTCACATACGCTGAGATTGCAAAGCGCCTGTCGCCGTTCGACTTAGACCCGGATCAGCTGGATGAGTTCTTCGATCAGTTGTCTGACGTAGGCGTTGAGGTCGCCAACGAGCGCACGGAAGGATTCAGCGATGAGGAAGATGAGGAAGATGAGGAGGAAGCAGCCGAGGAGGAAGATGAAAAAATCGACCTCAACGATCTGACCATGCCTCCTGGTGTGAAAATCAGCGATCCCGTGCGTATGTATCTCAAAGAAATTGGCCGGGTTCCGCTCTTGTCTGCTGCTGAAGAAATTGAGTTGGCGAAGCTGATTGAAGAAGGCGACGAAGAAGCAAAAAGAAGGCTTGCAGAAGCCAACCTTCGTCTTGTCGTCAGCATCGCGAAACGGTATGTCGGACGCGGTATGCTGTTCCTCGATTTGATTCAGGAAGGAAATCTGGGTCTTATCAAGGCAGTAGAGAAGTTTGATTATCGAAAAGGATACAAGTTCAGCACTTACGCAACCTGGTGGATTCGCCAGGCCATTACCAGAGCGATTGCAGATCAGGCTCGTACCATTCGGATTCCGGTGCATATGGTTGAGACAATCAACAAGCTCATCCGAATTTCCCGTCAATTGCTGCAGGAACTGGGTCGTGAACCAACTGCAGAAGAAATTGCTGAGGAGATGGATATGACTCCGGATAAGGTCCGGGAAATCCAGAAGATTGCCCAAGAGCCGGTTTCTCTGGAAAAGCCCATTGGTGAGGAAGACGATTCCCACTTAGGCGACTTTATCCCTGATGATGAAGCTTTGGCGCCAGCGGATGCTGCTGCATATGAGTTGTTGAAAGAACAGCTCGAAGATGTACTCGATACGTTGACGGAACGCGAAGAGAATGTACTACGCTTGCGTTTCGGACTTGACGACGGTAGAACCCGAACACTTGAAGAAGTCGGTAAAGTGTTTGGTGTAACCAGAGAACGTATTCGGCAGATTGAAGCCAAGGCACTGCGTAAACTGCGACATCCCAGCCGCAGCAAGCGGTTGAAGGACTTTCTTGAATAA
- the dnaG gene encoding DNA primase yields MALIPDWFVDEVRQRTDIVDVVSEHVQLRRTGRSFVGLCPFHSERTPSFSVSADRQLYHCFGCGTGGTVIHFVMEIEGVEFTQAVTLLAERAQLEIPAELKERTQVQVPSEKNSLQRMRDAHELAAKLYNYILMNTSAGVQALKYLEERGISKQTAVAHQLGFAPFSNSTLTSFLQKRGFAVSVLTEAGLAVQMGEQVADRFRGRLIIPIANAKGQIVAFGGRAIRPDAKPKYLNSPETAIFHKGRILYNQYVARKEIRQTGTAVLLEGYMDVIAAEQAGVQNAMASLGTAFTEEQAAIIKRWANRLVLAYDGDEAGQSATVRAAEIAAAVDLDVRVAALPDGKDPDEFIREHGAAAFQRLLQEQTLTVVEFQLSRLRSHSDLRTSAGVNEFIRKALELLHEWSTPIEQETIIKALAKEFHVSAETLKEEYTLIAKRSTREHRKVRQTSRNFEIAQSQHRKLQRGNVIAANRLLQAALQSPAAATFLMNNEVMELVLPEQTALLAHLYAYFAEHQEYSSADLLEALEDAPLVDLASSLLMEDAPSTDEAVLKDYLRTIRLQEAEHKYKALLDESLRATQSGDRSLVEELKKQIVLVQRQIQQLKLPRTEL; encoded by the coding sequence ATGGCTCTGATCCCAGATTGGTTTGTCGACGAGGTTAGACAACGGACTGACATAGTAGACGTTGTGTCAGAGCACGTACAACTACGACGAACAGGCAGGTCATTCGTAGGGCTATGCCCGTTTCATAGCGAGCGAACACCGTCCTTCTCTGTTTCCGCAGACCGGCAGTTATATCATTGCTTTGGATGTGGTACAGGTGGAACGGTCATTCACTTTGTTATGGAAATCGAAGGTGTCGAGTTCACTCAGGCCGTAACGCTCTTGGCAGAGCGAGCCCAGTTGGAGATTCCCGCTGAACTCAAAGAACGAACACAGGTCCAAGTTCCTTCGGAAAAAAATTCGTTACAGCGCATGAGAGATGCGCATGAATTGGCGGCAAAACTGTATAACTATATTTTAATGAATACCAGTGCCGGTGTGCAAGCCCTGAAGTACCTCGAAGAACGAGGAATTTCAAAGCAAACGGCTGTCGCGCATCAACTGGGGTTCGCACCCTTTTCAAACAGTACACTAACTTCTTTTTTGCAAAAAAGAGGGTTTGCTGTGTCTGTATTGACAGAAGCAGGTCTTGCCGTACAAATGGGGGAACAGGTGGCCGACCGGTTCCGCGGGCGACTTATCATTCCAATTGCAAACGCGAAAGGTCAAATTGTTGCATTCGGCGGACGTGCAATCCGTCCAGACGCAAAACCGAAGTATTTAAATTCTCCTGAGACGGCTATCTTTCACAAGGGAAGGATTCTCTACAACCAGTATGTAGCACGGAAAGAGATTCGTCAAACAGGAACGGCGGTTTTACTGGAAGGATATATGGACGTCATTGCAGCGGAGCAGGCTGGTGTTCAAAACGCAATGGCCAGTCTCGGTACGGCTTTTACGGAAGAACAGGCAGCCATCATTAAACGGTGGGCAAATCGGCTTGTCTTGGCATATGACGGAGACGAAGCAGGACAATCAGCCACAGTTCGTGCTGCAGAAATTGCAGCCGCAGTGGATTTAGATGTGCGTGTCGCTGCGCTCCCGGACGGCAAAGACCCCGATGAATTCATTCGAGAACATGGTGCTGCAGCCTTCCAAAGGCTGCTGCAGGAGCAGACCTTAACCGTAGTTGAATTTCAGCTTTCCCGGCTTCGAAGCCACTCTGATTTACGTACGTCCGCTGGCGTAAATGAATTTATCAGGAAGGCTCTGGAACTGCTTCACGAGTGGTCAACTCCAATCGAACAAGAGACGATTATCAAAGCCTTGGCGAAAGAATTTCACGTTTCTGCCGAAACTTTGAAGGAAGAGTACACCCTTATAGCGAAGCGATCAACCAGGGAACACCGCAAGGTGCGACAGACTTCGAGGAACTTTGAGATTGCTCAAAGTCAACACCGCAAGTTGCAACGAGGAAATGTAATTGCGGCTAACAGACTGCTGCAGGCAGCTCTGCAAAGTCCTGCCGCTGCGACGTTCCTTATGAACAACGAGGTCATGGAGTTGGTATTGCCTGAGCAGACTGCCCTCCTGGCACACCTTTATGCGTACTTTGCAGAGCACCAGGAATACAGTTCAGCGGATTTACTGGAGGCTCTGGAAGACGCACCACTGGTGGACCTCGCATCTTCTTTGCTGATGGAGGATGCACCAAGTACAGATGAAGCTGTACTAAAGGATTATTTGCGGACGATTCGGCTTCAGGAAGCGGAACACAAGTATAAGGCTCTGCTGGATGAAAGCTTGCGGGCTACTCAGTCTGGAGACCGGAGTTTGGTTGAAGAGTTGAAGAAGCAAATTGTCCTAGTGCAGAGACAGATTCAGCAGTTGAAACTGCCCCGTACTGAACTGTAA
- the ppdK gene encoding pyruvate, phosphate dikinase, protein MMNWVYSFTDAAAANLGKEQLGGKGHSLALMTQGGLPVPPGFTITTDACHVFHDNQRALSEQMIAEIETAVAELEAKMEKRFGDTVSPLLVSVRSGAPISMPGMMDTILNLGLNEDTVEALARQTGNSRFAYDSYRRFIQMFGDVVQGIPHYKFEQNIENVKADAGVQEDQKLDAGHWQMVVQRHLALVERETGKPFPQDPKEQLLSAIEAVFDSWNNQRAIVYRKVNKIPDELGTAVNVQSMVFGNLGDDSATGVAFTRNPSTGENGLYGEYLVNAQGEDVVAGIRTPKSIQELAREMPEAYNEFVGVCNHLEGFYKDVQDIEFTIEQGKLFLLQTRNAKRTAAAAIKIAVDMVNDGVIDRETALTRVDIEHLSALLHPRLDPDAQVTVLGSGLPASPGAVSGQIVFNADDAEALAKLGKKILLVRTETTPEDIHGILAAQGILTSRGGMTSHAAVVARGMGKPCVCGCDSLYINPSDKTCTLGNHVFNEGDTLSIDGSTGRVILGEVQHIEPKISDEFTQLLEWAEEVKRLEVRANADNPADAARAAGFGAVGIGLCRTEHMFMAPERVPVVQSMILSRDTSARKEALNKLLPMQQEDFYGILKAMDGYPVTIRLLDPPLHEFLPNLETLIARQTELKVRLEYNPDNADLRQHLTETNEMLATVRSLNEVNPMLGHRGCRLGMTFPEVYEMQVRAIYQAAADLVKDGYHPVPEVMIPLAGHVAELRRMRKLVEDTAREVQAERGSSVPVVVGTMIEVPRAALTADEMAQEAEFFSFGTNDLTQTTFGYSRDDAEGKFLQTYLNDKVLQDNPFEVLDRDGVGRLIKIATSEGRKAKPQLKVGICGEHGGEQHSIAFCHEQNLTYVSCSPFRVPLARLAAAQAAIRA, encoded by the coding sequence CTGATGAATTGGGTTTATTCATTTACTGATGCTGCTGCTGCAAATCTTGGAAAAGAACAACTGGGAGGAAAGGGACACAGCCTGGCACTCATGACACAGGGCGGGCTTCCTGTCCCCCCTGGCTTCACTATTACGACAGACGCTTGTCATGTGTTCCACGATAACCAGAGAGCACTATCAGAACAAATGATTGCGGAAATAGAAACCGCTGTGGCAGAGTTAGAGGCAAAAATGGAGAAGCGTTTCGGTGACACTGTTTCACCTCTCCTTGTATCTGTCAGGTCCGGTGCACCCATCTCTATGCCAGGAATGATGGACACCATTCTGAATCTCGGTCTCAATGAAGACACAGTCGAAGCCCTTGCCCGGCAGACGGGAAATTCCCGGTTTGCTTATGATTCGTACCGCCGGTTTATCCAAATGTTCGGCGATGTCGTTCAGGGTATTCCACACTATAAATTTGAGCAGAACATTGAGAATGTTAAGGCAGATGCAGGTGTTCAGGAAGACCAAAAACTAGATGCAGGGCACTGGCAGATGGTTGTACAAAGACACTTGGCGCTCGTTGAAAGAGAAACAGGAAAGCCATTTCCACAGGATCCAAAAGAGCAGTTGCTCTCCGCCATAGAAGCCGTATTCGATTCCTGGAATAACCAGCGTGCCATCGTCTATCGGAAGGTGAACAAGATTCCAGACGAACTGGGGACCGCTGTGAATGTCCAATCCATGGTCTTCGGCAATCTTGGGGATGATTCTGCAACAGGGGTGGCGTTTACAAGAAACCCATCGACCGGAGAGAACGGACTGTACGGAGAATACCTGGTGAATGCTCAAGGTGAAGATGTTGTGGCAGGCATTCGTACACCGAAGAGCATCCAAGAACTCGCCCGTGAAATGCCAGAGGCCTACAACGAATTTGTTGGCGTCTGCAATCACCTGGAGGGCTTCTACAAAGATGTGCAGGATATCGAATTTACCATCGAACAAGGGAAGTTGTTCTTGCTTCAGACACGAAATGCTAAGCGAACCGCTGCCGCTGCCATTAAAATTGCAGTGGACATGGTAAATGACGGTGTTATCGACCGCGAGACAGCGCTGACACGCGTCGATATTGAGCACCTGTCCGCATTGCTTCATCCCCGGCTCGATCCCGATGCACAAGTCACGGTCCTCGGCTCCGGCCTACCTGCATCACCAGGCGCGGTATCTGGACAGATTGTCTTTAATGCGGACGATGCAGAGGCACTGGCGAAACTGGGTAAGAAAATCCTGCTCGTTCGAACGGAAACAACACCCGAGGACATCCATGGTATTCTCGCAGCGCAAGGGATTCTCACCAGTCGCGGCGGCATGACGAGTCACGCTGCAGTCGTAGCGCGGGGCATGGGTAAACCGTGTGTCTGTGGTTGTGACAGTCTGTATATTAATCCATCTGATAAGACGTGTACGCTGGGCAATCACGTATTCAATGAAGGAGATACACTCTCTATTGATGGGTCGACAGGACGAGTGATTCTTGGTGAGGTACAACATATTGAACCCAAAATATCCGACGAGTTTACGCAGTTGCTTGAATGGGCTGAAGAGGTGAAGCGTCTGGAAGTGAGAGCCAATGCTGATAATCCGGCAGACGCTGCTCGTGCGGCAGGTTTTGGTGCCGTCGGGATTGGTCTGTGTCGAACAGAGCACATGTTCATGGCTCCGGAACGGGTGCCGGTTGTCCAATCCATGATTTTGTCTAGAGATACATCGGCTCGGAAGGAAGCTCTGAACAAGTTGTTGCCGATGCAGCAGGAAGATTTCTACGGCATTCTCAAGGCAATGGATGGTTACCCTGTGACGATTCGGCTGTTGGACCCGCCGTTGCATGAATTTCTACCCAATCTAGAAACGTTAATTGCAAGGCAAACAGAGCTCAAGGTGCGCCTGGAGTACAACCCGGACAATGCGGATCTCCGACAACACTTGACTGAGACCAACGAAATGCTTGCCACTGTTCGGTCCCTGAACGAAGTGAATCCAATGCTGGGTCATCGAGGGTGCAGGTTGGGGATGACCTTCCCAGAAGTCTACGAAATGCAGGTGCGTGCCATTTATCAGGCTGCTGCGGACTTAGTCAAAGACGGGTATCATCCTGTGCCTGAAGTGATGATTCCGTTAGCAGGACATGTGGCAGAACTTCGGCGGATGCGTAAATTAGTGGAAGACACGGCACGAGAAGTTCAAGCAGAGAGAGGAAGTTCAGTACCGGTCGTTGTAGGAACCATGATTGAAGTGCCACGAGCAGCGTTAACCGCTGATGAAATGGCACAAGAAGCAGAATTCTTCTCATTTGGAACCAATGATTTAACCCAAACCACCTTCGGATACAGCAGAGATGACGCAGAAGGCAAGTTTCTGCAAACCTATCTCAACGACAAGGTGCTTCAAGACAATCCTTTTGAAGTGTTGGACAGGGACGGCGTCGGCCGGTTGATTAAAATTGCGACGTCTGAAGGAAGGAAAGCCAAGCCTCAATTGAAGGTTGGAATTTGCGGTGAACACGGCGGTGAGCAACACTCTATTGCCTTTTGTCATGAACAGAATCTGACTTATGTCAGTTGTTCTCCGTTTCGCGTACCGCTGGCCAGATTAGCCGCAGCGCAAGCCGCGATTCGCGCATAA